Part of the Budorcas taxicolor isolate Tak-1 chromosome 9, Takin1.1, whole genome shotgun sequence genome is shown below.
ccTTCTGAAATTGACTTAAGGCTCTAGTTTAATATAAATGGTTTAGTCTTAGTAGGATTCTCTTTTGAGGCTAAAGTCACACACCGATGACTCTCTCTTTTGAATCTGTTTCTCCTTGTTGGACGGATGTAGTGTCTTGTCTGGGTAAGCCATAGAGatatatagaaacacaaacaAGAAGAGTACCCAGAGCAAAGGTGAGtgctggaaaggaaaaaaaaaaaaagagcttaatCTGTACTTGTGCCCTTAAAACTACGTAACAATGATCAGTTTAAAACTTTGAAGACTTTCAACTGTGGGTTTACACTATCAGATTgtatggaaaataaattttaagtgttcTGTATTTTGATGGTAAGGTTTAGAAAAGTAATCAATTCGAGCGCCACCCCCCCACCGCAGAAAAACGTGGTAAAGTCAAGGGAGTGACAATCACTGACTACACACTTTTCAGGAACACACATATCACCGTCTTGGGTCACTGACCAAGAGCATACGAGCATCCCTATATGCTGACTGAAAGAGCAGGGAAGTATGGATTTTCCATGATACTAGAGTTAAAGTTTAGAGTAAAAGGTAGTTAGCAAATTCAAAAAGTTAGGTGACTAATGATTCAAACCTTTGAGGATTCCTGAGTAGCAAATGAGGTGGTGATTTAATCAGTAAACTTATATTTTCTGCTAACCTTTTTTTTAATCGTAATTCTGAAAATCAGGACATAATTGAATTACTTGCCCAACGTAGGCATTATATAACTAAATATTGTGTCAAACTGTATATTCTGTTCAAAACTAAGCCATATTCTATCTTAGGGAGTACAACGGCACAGTCttactatctttaaaaaaaatgtcatgcAGAGAAATGACATCGAGCCATGGATTTTAATTCATCCCTAACTAAGACAGAATAgcttttttccttcagaaagggGAGAAGAGGGTAAATTAAATAGAAACCTAAGATTGCTAAGACATTCTTAAGTTCCTTGACATCAGTCAGCCAGAACACTGACCAGAAAGCATTTACACTGTTCCCAGATATTCATTAGGAGTACAGGCATAGGATCTGTTGAGCATAAAGAGGGATCAAAATGCAAAgggaaaataagagaagaaaaaacatctAAAGGAGGGCCTAGAAATGGTAAGCGGCTGCCTCTATACAGAacacctgtgtgccaggcactgttcgaATAAGCACTTCACCTAAAATAACCCTAGGAGATGGGTGATCTTGTTCCCAATTTACAGACACAGAAACTGAGACATGGGTTAAGTAACTTCCCCGAGGCTGTTCAGCTAATAAATGGTAAAAGCAAGATTTGAACCAtactatcaattttttttctaagatatGTACAACATTGATGTTCTTCTATTTGCATTTATAACAAAAgtcagttttaaaatgaaatgtaaatataGGCCAGATCTGATTCTTTTACTGAATGTTGGTATTTGACAGATTTTCCTCATGTATTAGTTTATGGTATAACTGATAAGTCAGTATCTCTGCTTAAATAATTCAGAAGCCAACTAATAGTGGATATGGCTAGGGAAAATTATATTAGAAGGACAAGCATAAAGGAGGTGCCAGAATGCCAGCTACAGTAATGAATTTATTACTtacatattaaatgaaataaagatagctttatgaaagaaaatttagATTTGTAGTTTCAAAAGCAGTTTATACCCAAGTCTAAAACAGGAAGGTACAAACTAAGGGGGAAATGAAAGAAGTTTTAACTATTctttccctcaaaaaaaaaaaagccaagtttACTGTAATTCCCTGTGGTAAGCAGTTCCTCAAGTCCTGTTTCTTTCCTGGTGTACCTAGTCATACTGTATTCACACTGAAGCACTTAAGCTGTCTTGTAGATGATACCTGGGAAACAGGAAGGCCCTGACTGCAAAACTGCTCTTCCTACTGAGTAGCCTGCTCACTCTCACACAGAAGTAACACCCTTGGTTTAAGCTCTGGAACCACTTAAATAACCTAAGTACCGTGAACCCCACATTCCACACATATATGAACTGCTGTACTTCTAGGATAAATTATAGCAAAACTAAGGAATTTCTGTTAACACTATAAGCAACTGCCATATTTAATAAAAGATGAACCAAGGAAATGAGGAGCTCTTCCCTGTTAAAAACTTACAGTACAAACTAAAACATACTTATCTGTAATCCGAACAGCATCACTGAAGCGATGGTAGACAGGACAATAGCAGCTGCCGCCGAAAAACCTTTCATGATATTGTCTGTGTATTTGACCACAATAGACGTGTAGAGGCCTCCAACACTGGCAAGGACTTGTgtacaaaaagaaagagaatcttAACACTCATATGAAACATTCTATGACAGTGGGGCACTTTTCATCCTCAGAGATGCCATACTAATTTACCTAGGAAAATGCTATTTTCCTTAGAAGCAGCCATCTGAGAGAGTCTGTACTAAAAGTGAGTCGTAATTCCTATGAAACATTGTTTTTCAGATACCCAAAGGGCTACGTACTCTACTACTAAACTGTACACACTTATTGCTAACACATTAGGTACTTTTGATTGTGAAGGCAAAAATTGCTTTGGGATAGCTTTGCCACAAAAGTAAgtcaataaaatcaaaattacatTTTCAACCTAGTATTCTCAGTATCAAAggaacaattttaaaatgctataaagGCTTAAATGACATCTAACttatattacataatatatactatattattatatttaatattttttttaaaaacgatCTACCTAGAACCTTTAATTCCTGGATACTTACAGATGACAAACCAGACATAATATGTGTAACCAAAGAAAaatcctttttctttaatttcagctCCATCTGACAAGTAGACGCCAACTAATGTCACAACAATCCCCGATAGATACATCTGAATGTTTCTCACCCAGAGGGAAGTGTCTGAactctttaaaactttttcaaaatatactcctgaaagaaaattaagcatgcaaatatgaaatagatattattagaaattaaaatgtcttTCATTTAGAATAAAAATCTAAAGATATAAAGTATATGATTTAGGAAACAAAACATTTCACATTAATTTAATGCATGTTTATTATGCTGGTTATGACACATGGCACACTGAATATTACCAGTTTGTTTTTACAAAGCATATAGAATTAATAACCAAGAGGGAGCTTTCTAACCCACACTTAATGAGAAATTCTTAAGTTTCTGCCTTTATTACAGCAGTGAGCTAGATCACCAAAGCTGTCTACTAATGCCGCTGAAACACCTGGTGTGGTCGGCTAGAAAACTATACTGTTAAGAGTCAATTATCTGAATCATACTCCTATAGTATCTGCTTAATGATGAATACTCTCCACTTTGCAAAATAATCTATATAATCACCACCGggaatttttttcagaataagtaacacaaccaaaataaaatttaaatagaacTTGCTGAGTGAAGCCACTTTCCTTTCAAGCAGGGGTCCACAGGCCAAGCTCATACACACTGTCAGAAGGAGCATGAATTCCCTAACTAGACAATATGTTTTGTGTATATGTGCGTTTTTCTGCGGTTGATGATCCGTAGCTTTTTAGGTACTCCAAGAGAGCACATAACTTCTCCCTCAAAAAGTCACATAGCACAGCTCTAAGTTTTGTACTTAAAATGAATGCGTGTTTAACAAGAACATTAAAGAGTTTTGTTACAAACGCTAGCGACTCTGCCACTGGAGTACCCctcaattaaaatgaaatgaaaaccaagatttttttctttgatgaacCTGTGTTGGAAAGAGCCACAGAATGGAAACGAACATAATGGCTACTCCTATTTCTAACTTtgattttcctcatctggaaaaaccATTTAACTATTCAGTTCTCAGTTACTCCAAGCATAGAGGGGTATTAAACCACCTACTGTTTCCTCACTTGTGTACTGAGAGGTTGAGCTAAACAGAATGTTGGACACACTTTAACTGTTCAAAATAGTGCTAAAAATCAAACAGTATATTATTCCAAGTGTAAGtcaatttttgtttctgatttgttGTTTAAGAATAAAAGTCTAGCATAATGCTGtcattaagtttattcctaaatttAGATTTTCCCCTCTTATCAAATGActagatgaaaagagaaaaagattacTTTCCCAGTCAAAAATAAagtactataaaataaaaaaatagtcttAACTCTTGAAATAGCACAAATAAATAATCAAGATGTATAGCTATAACTAATAAACCCTTTCAGTTTCTTCTCTGTAGGAACTATTTCTAAAACATCTCATTTCTTATATTGCACTTAACACTCATACTTTTGTCTCTTCTTGATTCAGTGAAGGATTGCTTTTCCCCACACATGTGAGTCCAGACTTCCAAGTTTATCTGATATTAGTGGTTTTGattcttctctccctttttgGCTCTTACTTCTGGGTACTAGGTTTTCTGAGGTATTTTTCACCTCCCTTTCCTCCCTACTCCATAATTCCTAATCTGTTGAAGCAGAGGAAGAAATTGAGATTACCAGGGAAATACACATAGCAGGCTGGTAACTAGCAACCTAAAGCAGCTGAATCTAGCCTGAGGTCAGtgtcagaaaaatagaaaagtactTGAGCTTTCTGATGGCTAACTTACTCCATTTTCAGAggacttttttcatttattttggggtTCTTAGATGGACTGGGGATAGTCAACGATGACAAATACATTCTTAGATAACTGCAAAAATGAGTAAGGACTGAGATCTAAGCTGAGTTAACACTATTACATGCTTCCTAGAAAAACAATTTGACAACTGAATAAAGTGGTGCTTTTATGATTTACCTGCAAATCCTGAGCACAATACAGCAACAGCTATAGCGCCAAATCCTAATAGTGGATTCTGTTCCACCTGCAAtagtaatgttttaaaagttattcCTAGTGACTAAAAATACAACTCATCCAAGagatcaaataaatgaatacaaaaatCTGTTTATAGTTCTACTGAAAGTATGTGTATCAGACACAGATTTTCCAGAGAATAAGACAGGACCAAACAAAATGCCATCCCAGGGACAAACAAAAGAATTAAGTTAAAAACATACTGGTCAAATCACAGCCACAATAAATGCTTGATAACCATGTGTACCTTCTTCCTAATAACACCCTAATGGCACCCAAGCACAGAATTGTGCATAGTCAACCACCTGTTGgccttcccaggcggcgctagtggtaaagaacctgcctgccaaggcaagagacataAGCAAcacgggttcgctccctgggttgggaagatctggaggagggcatggcaacccctccagtatccttgccaggagaatcccatggacagaggagcctagtgggctacagtccatggaatcacaaagagtcaaacacgactgcaACAATTTAGCATGCAAGCAGCTTTAACTTCTGACACCACCATAACTCAAGCCCTTATAGGATCAATCATGGAAATGATGACACTTTGACCTGTTTTATTCCCTATCATCTATGGGATAAAGGACTTGTAAGATTTCCAGCTTTACTGAATTTTTATCAGATATTAATAGCATGACTTTTATGTACTATATGCACTATTTTAGATACTAAATGAATAAAGAGGAAGCTGATACACAGCTCTGATTCTTAAACAGGTCACTAATGTAAAAgattaacatgtatatatatttataatactttGCTAACAGATACAGGTATATGACCCCCCAACCTATTGTTCcaactttatttcctctttcctaCACTAATCCTCAGGAGCTTTCATCAGTCTTTTCTCAGAGATCAATATTATCTGAGTGGTAGCACTCAGAAACTACAGTCACGTGTCTCACCCTTTAATGTGATAAGCACATACCTTGTTCAAAACAAATAAGCCTGATATAAGGAGAGTATTACTTTAAGGACCTgagagagaaaatatctgcatgaagataaaagaaatacaagataTTATTAACTAATGATTCTGAAAGTATGGCCCctggaacagcagcagcagcagcatcacctgttagaaatgaaaactgacaggCATTCCCCAGACCTACCGAATCATAAACTGTTAGCCTCCACCCTCATCATCTGTTTAACCTTCCTGTTAATTCTGATGCACACTGTTGTTTTGAGGACCACTGCTACAGACTACAGTGGATAAACATGGATGCTTTCCTAATATAAACTATAAGACTGGCATagagatgagaaaaaataatGGAAGGACACTAGAAAGCTCAAGCTACTAAATATAATGTCTGACAAATTCTTGGCTTTTCTGCCAGTTTAATCTCTACAGTTAGGAAAAATGGTGATAGACACTGACTGCTCTAACTGATAAACTACCaggcaatgaagcagaagtcatGGAAACTTAAGGACAGTGTTTTAAGAGGATGAGCAACAGCCAAACACAGGATAGTTAAGACCTGAGCTCCAgtcttgaataaatgaaaattcaaagaaataaaacagagaaattcCATAGCTAGTGGGAAGATGGTTCAAGAAGGATAAGAGTTTCATAAGAAGGAGATTCTCATGAAAGAAGTCAGGTGTCACTAGTTAAGGGCATCTTAGATGAATTCTCATTTTATAGGaacactaagaaaaaaaattaaaactacagtataCAAAACCAAGAGGAACCAACCAGGAATTTTAGtatcaaaaaattgaaaactcaGAATAAGTGGAGGCttacaaaaatactttaaatctTTCAAGgcctttaaaagagaagaaaaaagtgttTGTTTGGCTAAATGACATACTATTAGAgggcaagaaaataaaagttaccCAAATACAGTTTCCACTTTCTCTGTgaataatgattttaaatgaatgagtgaatgggaaGTTAAGTCCAAGATGTGTGGTTTGCTGTCATAAAAGCACCTACCTAAACTCAGAAGCATCTTGACCAAGAACAGTAGCAAGTCAAGGTAGTGTTCACTATGTCTGTGAAGATTACTAGGGCATGGAAACTATGCCAGAAAATCTGAATTGGGCAAATACTGTCCTGGTTTTCAGAAAGGCAGAAGGGAGGAAAACCTGCAGAAATTATCAACAGCAGCTTGAGACGTTGAAAGCAGGCCAGTACACTTACCaaaagcacagactctagagccACACTGCCTGGGATCAAGCAAGGTCACTGTGGACCCACTCCTAAGCTTCTTTGCctatcagtttcctcatatgaaaatgaaaataaagacacaCATCTCATATGATTGGTGTGGGCATAAGTGAGTTAATGTgtgtaaagcatttagaacatTGCTAATAACTAATGTGACTGCAGTGTTGTTACTGAATACAAGCAAAATCACAGAACAGATGACTTGTAGAGCTTAAAAAGTCTAATggtcatcacacacacacacacacacacacacacacacacacacacacaaaatggtgTGGCTTCAATAAGAAGACAACATACCAAACTGTCTTACTGAAAGGATTCCTAGTTACATGATGAGGGGAATTCCACAGAGATAATGTTCAATATCATTACCATGTTCaataccattcaatatcacagtaatccaagtctgtgccccaaccagtaacactgaagaagctgaagttgaacagttctatgaagacctacaagaccttttagaactaacacccaaaaaagatgtccttttcattataggggactggaatgcaaaagtaggaagtcaagaaacacctggcataacaggcaagtttggccttggaatacggaatgaagcagggcaaagactaatagggttttgccaagaaaatgcactggtcatagcaaacaccttcttccaacaacacaagagaagactctacacatggacatcaccagatagtcaacaccgaaatcagactgattatattctttgcagccaaagatggagaagctctatagagtcagcaaaaacaagaccaggagctgactgtcactcagatcatgaactccttattgccaaattcagacttaaattgaagaaagtagggaaaaccactaggccattcagctatgacctaaatcaaatcccttatgattaaacagtgcaagtgagaaatatttttaagggactcgatctgatagatagagtgcctgagaggttcgtgacattgtacaggagacagggatcaagaccatccccatggaaaagaaatgcaaaaaagcaaaatggctgcctggggaggccttaaaatagctgtgaaaagaagagaagcaaaaagcaaaggagaaaaggaaagatataagcatctgaatgcagagttccaaagaatagcaagaagatataagaaagccttcctcagcgatcaatgcaaagaaacagaggaaaacaacagaatgggaagactagagatctcttcaagaaaattagagataccaagggaacatttcacgcaaagatgggcttgataaaggacagaaatggtatggacctaacagaagcagaagatattatgaagaggtggcaagaatacacagaagaactgtacaaaaaagattttcaagaccaagatcatcacgatggtgtgatcactcacctagagccagacatcctggaatgtgaagtcaagtgggccttagaaagcgtcactacgaacaaagctagtggaggtgatggaattccaggtgagctatttcaaatcctgaaggatgatgctgtgaaagtgctgcactcaatatgccagaaaagttggaaaactcagcagtgaccacaggactggaaaaggtcagttttcattccaatcccaaagaaaggcaatgccaaagaatgcgcaaactaccgcacaattgcactcatctcacatgctagtaaagtaatgctcaaaattctccaagccaggcttcagcaatacgtgaaccgtgaagttccagatattcaagctggttttagaaaaggcagaggaaccagagatcaaattgccatcatccgctggatcatggaaaaagcaagagagttccagaaaaaacatctatttctgctttattgactatgccaaagcctttgactgtgtggatcacaagaaactgtggaaaattctgaaagagatgggaataccagaccacctgacctgcctcttgagaaacctatatgcaggtcaggaagcaaccattagaactggacatggaacaacaggaacaaggaaaaggagtacgtcaaggctgtatattgtcatcctgcttatttaacttatatgcagagtacatcatgagaaacgccgggctggaagaagcacttgctggaatcaagattgccgggagaaatatcaataacttcagatatgcagatgacaccacccttatggcagaaagtgaagaggaactaaaaaggctcttgatgacggtaaaagaggagagtgaaaaagttggcttaaagctaagcattcagaaaacaaagatcatggcatctgatcccatcacttcatgggaaatagatggggaaacagtggaaacaatatcagattttatttttggggggctccaaaatcactgcagatggtgactgcagccataaaattaaaagacgcttactccttagaagaaaagttatgaccaacctagatagtatattaaaaaggagagacattactctgcctacaaaggtccatctagtcaaggctatggtttttccagtggtcatgtacggatgtgagagttggactgtgaagaaagctgagtgctgaagaattgatgcttttgacctgtggtgttggagaagactcttgagagtcccctggactgcaaggagatccaaccagtccattttgaaggagatcagtccagggatttctttggaaggactgatgctaaagctgaagctccagtactttggccacctcatgcgaagagctgactcattggaaaagactctgatgctgggagggactgggggcaggaggagaaggggacaacagaggatgagatggctggatggcatcactgactcgacggacatgagtctgagtgaactctgggtgttggtgatagacagggaggcctggcgtgctgtgattcatggggttgcaaagagtcgaacacaactgagtgactgaactgaatgttcagtAAGAAATCTGACAGATTTGCGTAGTATTTTTGTTACTAAGAGAAATGGAGTGAGAATAACTAGTTCTATTCATAGCTGAGTGAATGCTTATATAGCAAAGTGctaataaacagaataaaaccaAGCTAGACCCACAACCACTATCAACCAGCCAGGCATATgaatgagccaccagagaaagagCTCCTCTCAGCCTAGGCAAGTCTTCAGCTGCCTGCAGCCCTGGCTGATGTCTTGACTGCAGCCTCTTATGAGACCCCTCAAGCTAGAATGTCTAAAAGAAGCCAGAGCTCAGGCACCTTTGAATTCCTGATTCATGAAAACTGTGAGAGATAACAAATGTTTCttaagcaagaagaaaaaaatagtcaaAGAGAGATCTAAAGGCATGTCCACAGAACTCTGATCCTGTCCTGTCTAAAATTttcagtgaagacccagaagaTATATGTGTTGCACCTGCAGAAAGCATAATAACATTTCAAGAAAAAGCTAACAACCGGTAAGGACTGGAAAGACCTCAGAGGCTTGAACATTAACCCAAAGCTAACAAGATGGTcttaataaatataaacacatCTTGCACTTTGGCTTAGAAGCCTGCTGCACAAAACACATCTGagaaaaactgtgtgtgtgtgtgtgtcaaacaGCTACATGTGGCTATATAATCAGTTACAGAATGGATAGCCAcctccaaccaaaaaaaaaagaggtaattcGTGAACTACAActcagttcagttggtaaagaatgtgcctacaatgcaggagacccgggttctgtccctggctcaggaagatcccctagagaaggaaatggcaacgcactccagtattgtcgcctggagaatctcatggacagaggagcctggtagactacagtccatggggtcataagagtcagacacaacttagcaactaaaccaccaccaaccaccaccacaacccaCACTATTCAGTCAACATCTGGAGATGGTATGAGCTTTCGGGACATACTGAGGAAAAACAATGGATAAAGGCAtccagaaaagaaatacaaggcaGCACTGGCACGAGCCAGGGATCACAAAGTCTCCAGAAGGCATATTATAGAAAGAAGGTTCCCTCAATAGGGGGacagaaaaagacacagaggGTAGGGTTGTGACACTGTCCTCAGACATTCCAGGGACCATCATGTGGAGCTAGCAGGGATCTGAGTTACTCTTGACGAGAGCAGGGAACAAGAGGCAGTTACAGGAAGCTGCACTCCGTTCAAGATACGAAAGAACTTTCTAGAGTGCTCCAGTAGTCGAATTCTCTCTTTAGTTTACTAAGCTTTTCATACACATTACCTATGTGAGGTGGACATTTGCTAAACATGTAAAGTGGTCCTGGAAGTTCATACTTAACTTTTAAGTGTTTGTATTATTTCCCAAAACATTATTTCTCCAGTGGTCTACATCCGAGTTACAGTGCAGTACATATTTGATCAGTGTTTGAAATGTCAGCAAGAATATAAGCACATTTAAACATCATGTAAAGACAATAAAAACTAACTTAAAACTcactttctgagaaaaaaaaaattcttccaccAGACCAGAAAGTACGTAAAAAGCTGACTTTTTCTCCTTTCACAAGCTCTGCATACCTCCCTGGCTGCCCTCTGCTCCTAAAAGACCATGGGCCCCCTATGGTCATACCACTCTGAACTCCTCTGATCTTGGAGGCCAAGCAGAGTGGgacctggttagtacttggatgggagaaccCATGGTCTCTCATTTGGGAAGAATATGCAGAAGGAAGCTCCTGACCTTCAGGTCCTCCACTGTGGTTCTACTTCCTACTTCTCTTTGGGAAAACAAGCAATTAAAGCatataatactttttttaaaaaaaatcaggtatAAACCTTAATATTTAATTCTTGGACTAAAAGACGTGAAGGCACCTTTTGCCCTATTTTAGTTATCAATTATCGGGAAAACCACTACTACCCCTCTATAAGCCCAATTGTTGACAGTGGTTATATATACAAAGCAAAAATTTTTGTGACCTCAGGAGAACACGAAAATTAGATGGAGAAAACTTTGCCCAGTATTTCTGAGAAAACGTCTAAAAGAGGCCTAGAAGTTCTGAACATATACACTGTGTAGAAGTTTGCGCAGTCTGAGTCACAGGTTAGCTGTTAACTGTGGAACTTTGGATAAGTTACTTCCTCTATTTGAAGTTACTTCAATTTTGTTATCCA
Proteins encoded:
- the SLC35A1 gene encoding CMP-sialic acid transporter; translation: MAAPRENVNLLFKLYCLAVMTLVAATYTIALRYTRTSDKELYFSTTAVCITEVIKLLLSVGILAKETGNLGRFKASLRENVLGSPKELMKLSVPSLVYAVQNNMAFLALSNLDAAVYQVTYQLKIPCTALCTVLMLNRTLSKLQWISVFMLCGGVILVQWKPAQATKVVVEQNPLLGFGAIAVAVLCSGFAGVYFEKVLKSSDTSLWVRNIQMYLSGIVVTLVGVYLSDGAEIKEKGFFFGYTYYVWFVIFLASVGGLYTSIVVKYTDNIMKGFSAAAAIVLSTIASVMLFGLQITLTFALGTLLVCVSIYLYGLPRQDTTSVQQGETDSKERVIGV